A single genomic interval of Coccidioides posadasii str. Silveira chromosome 1, complete sequence harbors:
- a CDS encoding uncharacterized protein (EggNog:ENOG410PQTY~COG:S~BUSCO:4821at33183), whose amino-acid sequence MNSLAYSLFSDLPQVPVSEQQHFDEFDLAIMSPEDILTDSTDYLCGAGASDLASTADLTRPARVEQRISSLEKFITDSHSYPSLDNDLHGAHYLPMGNTTPPLPSQTRTIRYASPSGSQGGDGSATGSLMSDHSWMRAPNHPHSAAPSPLLDSLQFNNLLSPASFIHPMEESYCSSEYSVNPNHLQHYPDLNQQINSPVPEDAPIASFDEPMHYEHSQTQYMPPYLGHDTHFAYGTPQFEAQQDIDPFLDQPPEVNEPNEVVVEPPRKRIRRAEPQDSHPTLRREARRESPRRKNNQVTKHAKLRQSSARRGTKHGGKRLASKPSSSASRKKAGRQYPCVFAPYGCKVSFVSKNEWKRHVVSQHLQLGFYRCDVDNCKVSSSSENSSALPDSTSFNPCSVNTATRPPKRFNRKDLFIQHLRRMHAPGRVPGSTTSSSKAVAPRPSKHTSDAFEASLKAVCRRCWVQQRTSPQYSQCTYCSAEFKGAGCWEARMEHVSKHCENGHAEIREDIGLREWAEREGIMWMAQDGQWELATGEKGGQRGGGMGTMVFFQN is encoded by the coding sequence ATGAATTCCCTGGCGTATTCACTCTTTAGTGACCTGCCGCAGGTTCCTGTCTCTGAACAGCAACATTTTGACGAATTCGACCTCGCCATCATGAGTCCGGAAGACATCCTGACCGACTCGACAGATTATCTTTGCGGAGCCGGAGCATCAGACCTAGCAAGCACTGCGGATCTAACAAGACCTGCAAGAGTGGAGCAGCGCATATCAAGCTTGGAGAAATTCATCACAGACAGCCACTCGTACCCTTCACTTGACAACGACCTACACGGCGCTCATTACCTTCCCATGGGGAATACTACGCCGCCGCTGCCCTCTCAAACTCGCACCATCAGATACGCATCTCCTTCCGGTTCACAGGGAGGAGACGGATCAGCTACGGGTTCACTGATGAGCGACCATTCGTGGATGAGAGCCCCAAACCACCCACACAGCGCAGCTCCGTCACCCTTGCTCGACAGTCTTCAGTTCAACAACCTTCTCAGTCCCGCTTCGTTTATTCACCCTATGGAGGAGTCATACTGCAGCAGTGAATATTCCGTCAACCCCAACCACTTGCAGCACTATCCGGATCTGAATCAGCAGATCAACAGCCCAGTTCCGGAAGACGCTCCCATCGCGTCGTTTGATGAGCCTATGCACTACGAGCATAGTCAGACACAGTACATGCCCCCGTATCTAGGCCATGATACTCATTTCGCGTATGGCACTCCGCAATTCGAAGCACAGCAAGATATCGACCCTTTCCTAGACCAGCCCCCCGAAGTGAACGAGCCGAACGAGGTGGTCGTTGAGCCGCCACGAAAGCGAATAAGACGTGCAGAACCACAGGATTCCCATCCAACGCTTCGCAGAGAAGCTCGTCGGGAGTCTCCGAGGAGAAAGAATAATCAAGTCACAAAACATGCCAAACTCAGACAGTCCTCTGCCAGGCGTGGTACGAAGCATGGAGGAAAACGCCTTGCCAGCAAACCCTCATCCTCCGCGTCGCGAAAGAAAGCCGGGCGTCAGTACCCTTGTGTCTTCGCACCATACGGTTGCAAGGTTTCTTTTGTCTCAAAAAACGAATGGAAGCGACATGTCGTGAGCCAGCACCTGCAACTCGGCTTCTACCGCTGCGATGTCGACAACTGCAAAGTCTCATCATCCAGCGAGAACTCCTCCGCATTACCGGACTCTACCTCTTTCAATCCATGCTCGGTTAACACCGCGACGCGACCCCCGAAGCGCTTCAACCGCAAGGACCTTTTCATCCAGCACCTACGCCGCATGCACGCCCCCGGCCGTGTCCCCGGCTCCACAACCTCCTCTAGCAAGGCTGTCGCGCCTCGGCCCAGCAAGCACACCAGCGACGCTTTTGAGGCCTCTTTGAAGGCGGTCTGCCGACGCTGCTGGGTCCAGCAACGCACGAGTCCACAATACAGTCAGTGCACGTATTGCTCTGCGGAGTTCAAGGGGGCTGGGTGCTGGGAGGCCAGGATGGAGCATGTGAGCAAGCATTGTGAGAACGGACATGCCGAGATTAGAGAAGATATTGGATTGAGGGAATGGgcggagagagaggggaTTATGTGGATGGCGCAGGACGGACAGTGGGAGTTGGCGACGGGAGAGAAAGGTGGGCAGAGAGGCGGTGGTATGGGCACAATGGTGTTTTTCCAGAACTGA